The following proteins come from a genomic window of Candidatus Obscuribacter sp.:
- a CDS encoding YbaB/EbfC family nucleoid-associated protein, with protein MQPDFEKMMSAMAKAQEQLFKVQNELATLNVEGQAGGGAVKVVCNGEFQFKSIKIQPDAVDMSDLTMLEDLVLTAINDASSKAKDIGQQKMTSSMKGIPLPPGLGL; from the coding sequence ATGCAACCAGATTTTGAAAAAATGATGAGCGCTATGGCTAAAGCTCAAGAGCAACTTTTTAAAGTGCAAAACGAGCTTGCCACCCTCAATGTAGAAGGACAGGCTGGCGGCGGAGCTGTCAAAGTCGTCTGCAACGGCGAGTTTCAATTTAAGAGCATCAAAATCCAACCAGATGCAGTCGACATGAGCGATTTGACTATGCTCGAAGATCTGGTTTTGACTGCTATCAACGATGCCTCCAGCAAAGCAAAAGATATCGGTCAACAAAAGATGACTTCTTCAATGAAGGGCATTCCGTTGCCTCCAGGCCTCGGACTCTAA